The proteins below come from a single Rickettsia typhi str. Wilmington genomic window:
- a CDS encoding DNA translocase FtsK has translation MLYYINKILSNNKVQAFILWIIGLAIVIVLISYNIDDPSFNSVTTEYPSNLIGIAGAYLSDFLYQFFGLTAFIIPLACFVWGRNCWHERYRSVFIRIFVVLLALISSSTLLSKIKLEFIPASAGGAVGIIVSNFCERFINQLYLLFQTFVILVVLLEIKLISISNVLIKLSKFLTNLILSFFNYIFPRLSLITIQNNDKLNITSFYQKPASKKVTFTEEASLIPTNPIKCFIKPVCTKISQNKIAALPPISLLCDPKNNHVKGASSSELKQKAEELLTVLNDFGVKGHIININQGPVVTQYEFEPAAGTKTSRVVGLSDDIARSLSALSTRIAVIPGKNVLGIELPNKQREFFCLKELIETPEYQDKSILLPLVLGKDLAGKPLIADLARMPHLLVAGTTGSGKSVGINAMIVSLLYRYTPEECRFIMIDPKMLELSAYDGIPHLLTPVVTEPSKAVIALKWAVKEMENRYRMMSNIGVKNIAGYNEKILEAVKENRVIERPIQTGFDPETGKPIYETVTMNMAKLPYIVVIVDEMADLMLVSGKDIEMLIQRLAQMARAAGIHIIMATQRPSVDVITGVIKANFPSRISFKVTSKIDSRTILGEQGSEQLLGMGDMLFMGNTSKISRVHGPFVNEAEITKITEYLKETSMPVYISEVTEQPEENYSSIDIVDGSIDEVLYKKAVQIVRNERKASISYIQRSLRIGYNKAANLVEKMEKDGIVSPPNHTGKREILLPEM, from the coding sequence ATACTATATTACATAAATAAAATCCTTTCAAACAATAAGGTGCAAGCTTTTATCTTATGGATAATCGGGCTTGCTATTGTGATTGTTCTTATATCATATAATATAGACGATCCGTCTTTTAATTCAGTTACAACAGAATATCCTAGTAATTTAATCGGAATCGCCGGTGCTTATTTATCAGATTTTTTATATCAATTTTTTGGATTGACTGCTTTTATTATACCTCTTGCTTGCTTTGTTTGGGGCAGAAATTGTTGGCATGAAAGATATCGTAGCGTATTTATACGTATATTTGTAGTGTTGCTTGCTCTTATTAGCAGTAGTACATTATTATCTAAGATTAAGCTAGAATTTATACCAGCGAGTGCAGGTGGGGCTGTCGGAATAATAGTTTCTAATTTTTGTGAGCGATTCATAAATCAATTATATTTATTATTCCAAACTTTTGTTATATTAGTGGTTTTACTTGAAATTAAATTGATTTCTATCAGTAATGTTTTGATCAAATTAAGTAAATTTTTAACAAATTTGATACTATCATTTTTTAATTATATATTTCCACGATTATCTTTAATCACTATTCAAAACAATGATAAGTTAAATATAACTTCTTTTTACCAAAAGCCTGCAAGTAAAAAAGTAACATTTACTGAAGAAGCAAGTCTAATACCTACAAATCCTATAAAATGCTTTATCAAGCCTGTCTGTACTAAGATATCTCAGAATAAAATAGCAGCATTGCCACCTATTTCATTATTATGTGATCCTAAAAATAATCATGTAAAAGGAGCTTCTTCCTCAGAGCTTAAGCAAAAAGCTGAAGAGTTATTAACTGTATTGAATGATTTTGGAGTTAAAGGGCATATCATTAATATCAATCAAGGACCAGTTGTTACTCAATATGAATTTGAGCCAGCAGCAGGAACTAAAACATCACGGGTAGTAGGATTATCTGACGATATAGCACGATCACTATCTGCTTTATCAACAAGGATAGCGGTAATACCAGGTAAAAACGTGCTTGGTATTGAGCTTCCTAATAAGCAGCGCGAATTTTTTTGTTTAAAAGAGCTTATAGAGACACCTGAATATCAGGATAAATCAATTTTATTGCCGTTAGTTTTGGGTAAAGATTTAGCTGGTAAGCCTCTAATTGCTGATCTTGCTAGAATGCCTCATTTATTAGTAGCAGGAACCACTGGTTCAGGTAAATCTGTTGGTATTAATGCGATGATTGTGTCGCTCTTATACCGTTATACTCCTGAAGAATGCCGTTTTATCATGATTGACCCAAAAATGCTTGAATTATCAGCTTATGACGGAATACCACATTTGCTGACTCCTGTGGTCACAGAACCTTCTAAGGCAGTAATTGCTCTTAAATGGGCAGTGAAGGAAATGGAAAATCGATATAGAATGATGAGCAATATAGGTGTTAAGAATATTGCAGGTTATAATGAAAAAATCTTAGAAGCGGTTAAAGAGAATAGAGTAATTGAGCGTCCGATTCAAACAGGTTTTGACCCTGAAACTGGGAAACCTATTTATGAAACCGTTACGATGAATATGGCAAAACTACCTTACATTGTGGTTATTGTTGATGAGATGGCGGATTTAATGCTAGTTTCTGGTAAAGATATTGAAATGTTGATTCAAAGGCTTGCTCAAATGGCAAGAGCAGCAGGTATTCATATTATCATGGCTACGCAAAGACCTTCTGTAGATGTTATTACCGGTGTCATTAAAGCAAATTTCCCAAGTCGGATTAGCTTTAAAGTTACCTCTAAAATTGATAGTCGAACAATTTTAGGTGAGCAAGGTTCAGAGCAGTTATTAGGTATGGGTGATATGTTATTTATGGGTAATACTTCTAAGATCAGTAGGGTACACGGACCATTTGTTAATGAAGCGGAAATTACGAAAATTACGGAGTATTTGAAAGAGACTAGTATGCCTGTATATATCTCTGAAGTTACAGAGCAACCTGAAGAAAACTATAGTAGCATTGATATCGTGGACGGCTCAATTGATGAGGTACTTTACAAAAAAGCAGTACAGATAGTACGTAATGAACGTAAAGCCTCAATTAGCTATATCCAAAGGTCACTTAGAATTGGCTATAACAAGGCTGCAAATTTAGTTGAAAAGATGGAAAAAGATGGGATAGTCTCGCCTCCTAACCATACAGGTAAACGAGAGATATTACTACCTGAGATGTAA
- the map gene encoding type I methionyl aminopeptidase, whose protein sequence is MTIKIHTDKDFIKMRAAGKLAAETLDFITDHVKPNVTTNSLNDLCHNFITSHNAIPAPLNYKGFPKSICTSINHVVCHGIPNDKPLKNGDIVNIDVTVILDGWYGDTSRMYYVGDVAIKPKRLIQVTYDAMMKGIEVVRPGAKLGDIGYAIQSYAEKHNYSVVRDYTGHGIGRVFHDKPSILNYGRNGTGLTLKEGMFFTVEPMINAGNYDTILSKLDGWTVTTRDKSLSAQFEHTIGVTKDGFEIFTLSPKKLDYPPY, encoded by the coding sequence ATGACTATAAAAATCCACACTGATAAAGATTTTATAAAGATGCGTGCAGCAGGCAAATTAGCTGCAGAGACACTCGATTTTATTACTGATCATGTAAAACCTAATGTCACTACTAATAGTTTGAATGACCTTTGTCATAATTTTATTACTTCTCATAATGCAATTCCTGCACCGTTAAATTACAAAGGCTTCCCAAAATCGATTTGTACTTCTATAAATCATGTAGTTTGTCACGGAATTCCAAATGATAAACCATTAAAAAATGGTGATATAGTAAATATTGATGTTACGGTAATTTTAGATGGTTGGTATGGTGATACTAGCCGTATGTATTACGTCGGTGACGTAGCAATTAAACCAAAGCGTCTTATTCAAGTAACTTATGATGCAATGATGAAAGGAATTGAAGTAGTGAGACCAGGTGCTAAACTCGGCGATATCGGGTATGCAATTCAAAGTTATGCCGAAAAACATAATTATTCTGTGGTTAGAGATTATACTGGTCACGGTATTGGACGGGTTTTTCATGATAAGCCTTCAATATTAAATTACGGCCGCAACGGCACAGGTCTAACGTTAAAAGAAGGAATGTTTTTCACTGTTGAACCTATGATAAATGCAGGTAATTACGACACTATATTAAGTAAATTAGATGGATGGACAGTTACCACGCGTGATAAATCATTATCGGCACAATTTGAGCATACTATAGGCGTAACTAAAGATGGCTTTGAAATATTTACATTATCACCTAAAAAACTTGATTATCCTCCATATTAG
- a CDS encoding MraY family glycosyltransferase — MNINSYSALFVFSFIATTILTYILTKYLPAIGLVDVPSNRRSHDKITPRGGGLAIVIVVMIALSGFEYIMSHNLVNSIKILPLLLVIASISFLDDLKAVSILIRLIVHLICAAFAIVFFSQINSHILIHHILIIALSGFINIYNFMDGIDGMSCVESIHLSSTMLVLCFLQFSIIDNPYFIASVNVIILGCSCGFLIFNWHPAKIFLGDVGSISLGFLTGLCLLLLALTSTNLFIACAIASLYYITDAVLTILIRLLNKEKIWQPHLKHFFQKAVQRGKSHKQVVLIIAICNIFLMTISVISLHFPVLSIMLAIAVITLTMHSLLK, encoded by the coding sequence ATGAATATAAATAGCTATAGTGCATTATTTGTTTTTTCTTTTATTGCGACCACCATATTAACATATATATTAACAAAATATCTTCCTGCAATAGGTTTGGTTGATGTGCCAAGTAATCGTCGCTCTCATGATAAGATAACACCTCGTGGTGGCGGTCTTGCTATTGTAATTGTTGTGATGATTGCTTTGAGCGGCTTTGAATATATTATGAGTCATAACCTTGTTAATTCAATAAAAATATTGCCTTTATTATTAGTAATTGCCTCTATTTCTTTTTTAGATGACCTAAAAGCTGTGTCTATTCTAATTCGATTAATAGTTCACTTAATTTGTGCAGCTTTTGCTATCGTGTTCTTTTCACAAATAAACTCACATATACTAATACATCATATTTTAATTATAGCTTTAAGTGGCTTTATCAATATATATAATTTTATGGATGGTATAGATGGCATGAGTTGTGTAGAATCTATCCATCTATCTAGCACTATGCTTGTATTATGTTTTCTACAATTTTCGATTATTGATAACCCATATTTTATAGCTAGTGTAAATGTTATTATTCTTGGTTGTTCTTGCGGTTTTTTAATATTTAATTGGCATCCAGCAAAAATATTTTTAGGAGATGTTGGCAGTATTAGCCTTGGATTCTTAACTGGTCTTTGTTTGCTACTGCTTGCTCTTACAAGCACTAATTTATTTATAGCTTGTGCTATTGCAAGTTTATATTACATTACCGATGCAGTACTAACCATATTAATTCGACTACTAAATAAAGAAAAAATTTGGCAACCTCATTTAAAACATTTTTTTCAAAAAGCAGTACAAAGAGGTAAATCTCATAAACAAGTAGTATTGATTATAGCAATTTGTAATATATTTTTAATGACCATATCAGTTATATCTTTACATTTTCCTGTATTATCTATAATGCTTGCAATAGCTGTAATAACTTTAACAATGCACAGTTTATTAAAATGA
- a CDS encoding DciA family protein has protein sequence MKLIKEDIDKIVKRIFAKQHPLLPQIMINWNKIVGFNFSTKALPLKIKTYTYKKQKINILFIQAEDNATAAELPYYQDIILERIKIYLGFEAIHQMNVTFYKAKPKIG, from the coding sequence ATGAAACTAATTAAAGAAGATATTGATAAAATAGTTAAACGTATATTTGCTAAGCAACATCCCTTACTGCCTCAAATCATGATCAATTGGAATAAAATAGTGGGGTTTAACTTCAGCACTAAAGCATTACCTTTAAAAATCAAAACATACACTTATAAAAAACAAAAGATTAATATACTGTTTATACAAGCAGAAGATAATGCGACTGCAGCAGAATTACCTTATTATCAAGATATTATTCTAGAACGTATTAAAATTTATTTAGGCTTCGAAGCAATACATCAAATGAACGTAACGTTTTATAAAGCGAAACCTAAGATAGGATAA
- a CDS encoding outer membrane protein yields the protein MKKLLLIAAASTALLTSSISFADCDIDSSTNSSMSSSIENQWYLKLNAGGVMFNKMKPKGKDFKLKTNTGFVGNVGVGYYIMDNLRTDLTIGAVTSAHLRKSTTGKNSTDSSSTLKHKPTIVSALLNGYIDFVDLSMFKVFAGAGVGLAMVKEKVTGKEAIAIVSDKNTISNDHHLTTKNKTNFAYQLSLGTSFELAQGIKVELVYAWIDYGKTKTTTKTIHDVQYKYGGTRYKGNNLMAGLRFDI from the coding sequence ATGAAAAAATTACTTTTAATAGCTGCTGCAAGTACAGCGCTTTTAACTTCTAGCATTTCATTTGCTGATTGTGATATAGATTCATCTACTAATTCATCGATGTCATCATCTATAGAAAATCAGTGGTATTTAAAGCTTAATGCTGGTGGAGTTATGTTTAACAAAATGAAACCTAAAGGTAAAGATTTTAAATTAAAAACTAATACAGGTTTTGTTGGTAATGTCGGTGTAGGTTATTATATAATGGATAATTTAAGAACCGATTTAACAATTGGAGCAGTAACAAGTGCTCATTTAAGAAAATCAACAACTGGAAAAAATAGCACGGACAGTAGTTCAACCTTAAAACATAAACCTACTATTGTAAGTGCATTACTTAACGGTTATATAGATTTCGTTGATTTAAGTATGTTTAAGGTTTTTGCTGGTGCTGGTGTTGGACTTGCAATGGTAAAAGAAAAAGTTACAGGAAAAGAAGCTATTGCAATTGTTAGTGACAAAAACACAATTTCTAACGATCATCATCTCACTACTAAAAATAAAACAAATTTTGCTTATCAATTATCTTTAGGTACTTCATTTGAACTAGCACAAGGTATTAAAGTAGAGCTAGTTTATGCTTGGATAGATTACGGTAAAACAAAAACCACTACTAAAACCATTCATGATGTACAATATAAATATGGTGGAACACGTTATAAAGGTAATAACTTAATGGCAGGATTAAGATTTGATATTTAA
- a CDS encoding outer membrane protein → MKKLLLIAATSATILSSSISFAECMDNEWYLRVDAGVAMFNKEKDKTIGVKLKSNKAMPIDLGIGYYIAENVRADLTLGTTIGGKLKKSGAATNAHFTGTNVLVSHKPIVTRLLINGYVDLTSFDMFDIFVGAGVGPALVKEKISGASGLASNTTNTKNKTNVSYKLIFGTAAQVADGVKVELAYSWIDDGRTKSKHVIHEGASVQTGGMRYQSHNITVGLRFGI, encoded by the coding sequence ATGAAAAAGTTACTTTTAATTGCTGCTACAAGTGCAACAATTTTATCTTCTAGTATATCGTTTGCAGAGTGCATGGATAATGAATGGTATTTAAGAGTAGATGCCGGTGTAGCAATGTTTAATAAAGAAAAAGACAAGACAATAGGTGTTAAGTTAAAATCTAATAAGGCTATGCCAATTGATTTAGGTATTGGTTATTATATTGCTGAAAATGTACGAGCTGATTTAACTTTAGGAACCACAATAGGTGGAAAGCTCAAAAAATCTGGAGCAGCAACTAATGCACATTTTACAGGTACTAACGTTTTAGTGAGCCATAAGCCTATTGTTACACGTTTACTTATTAACGGTTATGTAGATTTAACAAGTTTTGATATGTTTGATATTTTCGTTGGCGCTGGTGTCGGTCCTGCATTAGTTAAAGAAAAAATTAGTGGAGCAAGCGGTCTTGCATCTAATACTACTAATACTAAAAATAAAACCAATGTATCATATAAGTTGATTTTTGGTACTGCTGCGCAAGTTGCAGATGGTGTTAAAGTAGAATTAGCATATAGCTGGATAGATGATGGTAGAACAAAAAGTAAGCATGTAATACACGAAGGGGCAAGTGTACAAACCGGTGGTATGCGTTATCAAAGTCATAACATAACAGTAGGTCTAAGATTTGGTATATAA
- the fdxA gene encoding ferredoxin FdxA, with the protein MTYIVTDECVKCKYTDCVEVCPVDCFYEGEFMLVINPDECIDCGVCVPDCPIDAIKPESPELIEWVERAKDFIENQGWKNITKKKCALPDADKFKDEQDKFNKYIIKNMH; encoded by the coding sequence ATGACTTATATTGTAACCGATGAATGCGTAAAATGTAAGTATACAGATTGCGTTGAAGTATGTCCCGTAGATTGTTTTTATGAAGGTGAATTTATGCTAGTTATCAATCCTGATGAATGTATAGATTGTGGTGTATGTGTTCCTGATTGTCCTATAGATGCCATCAAGCCTGAATCACCTGAGTTAATAGAATGGGTAGAACGTGCAAAAGATTTTATAGAAAATCAAGGATGGAAAAATATTACCAAAAAAAAATGCGCTTTGCCTGATGCCGATAAATTTAAAGATGAGCAAGATAAATTTAATAAATACATCATAAAAAACATGCATTAA
- a CDS encoding heme ABC transporter permease: protein MLKLLTPYYFNKLSRVIIPILAVFTLIMMIIALYLALIVSPIDYQQGEFVRIMYVHVPASWMALGIYVFMAVCSFSYLVWKTTISYLLAVASSDIGAIFTLISLVTGSLWGKPIWGTWWVWDARLTSMLILFLLYLSYIIIVNSVDNIRKAQNPASIIALIGLINIPIIKFSVNIWYSLHQPASVLRLGSPTIHASMLKPLITMFISFILYFLLILLLRTVILIDKIKNR, encoded by the coding sequence ATGCTAAAACTATTAACACCTTATTATTTTAATAAATTATCAAGGGTTATAATACCTATATTAGCTGTATTTACTCTTATAATGATGATTATAGCTCTTTATTTAGCACTTATAGTTTCGCCTATAGATTATCAACAAGGTGAATTTGTACGTATTATGTATGTTCATGTACCTGCTTCTTGGATGGCTCTTGGTATTTATGTTTTTATGGCAGTATGTAGCTTTAGTTATTTAGTATGGAAAACAACTATTAGCTATTTGCTAGCCGTAGCATCTAGTGATATTGGAGCTATTTTTACTTTGATTAGCTTAGTAACAGGCTCGTTATGGGGGAAGCCTATATGGGGAACATGGTGGGTTTGGGATGCGCGACTTACCTCGATGCTAATATTATTTTTATTATATCTCAGCTATATTATTATAGTGAATAGTGTAGATAATATAAGGAAAGCACAAAATCCTGCTTCTATTATTGCTCTTATTGGGCTTATTAATATACCGATAATAAAATTTTCAGTAAACATTTGGTATAGCCTACATCAACCTGCTAGTGTTTTAAGATTAGGGAGTCCAACTATTCATGCTTCAATGTTAAAGCCTTTAATTACAATGTTTATCAGTTTTATATTATATTTTCTATTAATATTACTTTTAAGAACTGTTATATTAATCGACAAAATCAAAAACAGATAA
- a CDS encoding nucleoside deaminase — MEQALKQARLAFDKNEVPVGVVIVYRLNQKIIVSSHNNIEEKNNALCHAEIIAINEACNLISSKNLNDYDIYVTLEPCAMCASAISHSRLKRLFYGASDSKQGAVESNLRYFNSSACFHRPEIYSGILSEHSRFLMKEFFQKMRSTID; from the coding sequence ATGGAGCAAGCTTTAAAACAAGCACGGCTCGCTTTTGATAAAAATGAAGTCCCAGTTGGAGTAGTAATTGTATATAGGTTAAATCAAAAAATCATTGTTAGTAGTCATAATAATATCGAAGAAAAAAACAATGCCCTTTGTCATGCTGAAATTATTGCTATTAATGAAGCATGTAATCTTATATCTTCTAAAAATTTGAATGATTACGATATTTATGTTACTTTAGAACCGTGTGCTATGTGTGCATCTGCAATATCTCATAGCAGATTAAAACGTTTATTTTATGGAGCGTCTGACTCCAAACAAGGAGCAGTTGAAAGTAATTTACGATATTTTAACAGTAGTGCTTGTTTTCATAGGCCAGAAATATATAGCGGGATTCTTTCTGAACATTCTCGGTTCTTAATGAAAGAATTTTTTCAAAAGATGCGATCTACTATAGATTAA
- a CDS encoding cation diffusion facilitator family transporter produces the protein MDNNSHHRLIKSVSYLSVTTALIILIIKLYAWVVTSSQSILASLIDSMLDVTSSFINLVALRFALQPPDHYHRFGHEKMQDLTIFSQSIFFFASAFFVGFASVKSLFIKTKPWNISDGTNVMYLCIFLTIILVLYQTYVIKKTGSEIVKADKLHYFTDLLTNVIVIISINLSDYFWFVDPLFGVVISLYIFHSSYFLFKKAFKNLVDHELPEQDRQKIISIVNNHSGVKGMHEMKTRYAAQKAFIQCHLEMDGNISLYNAHKISDEIAFEILQKFPEAEIIIHQDPFGVEEHVNYRESIVRN, from the coding sequence ATGGATAATAATAGCCATCATCGATTAATAAAATCTGTATCTTATTTATCGGTTACTACGGCATTAATTATTTTAATTATAAAATTATATGCTTGGGTTGTTACCAGTTCACAATCAATACTTGCTTCTTTAATTGATTCAATGCTTGATGTAACTTCTTCCTTTATTAATTTAGTAGCTTTAAGATTTGCATTGCAACCACCTGATCATTATCACAGGTTCGGACATGAAAAAATGCAAGATTTAACTATTTTTTCTCAATCGATATTTTTCTTCGCTTCGGCCTTTTTTGTAGGATTTGCTTCGGTTAAATCTTTATTTATAAAAACAAAACCGTGGAATATTAGCGATGGTACTAATGTAATGTATTTATGTATATTCTTAACAATTATTTTAGTGCTTTATCAAACTTATGTAATTAAAAAAACAGGATCGGAAATAGTAAAAGCCGATAAACTTCATTATTTCACGGATTTACTAACTAATGTTATTGTTATTATCTCTATAAATTTAAGTGATTATTTTTGGTTTGTTGATCCGTTATTTGGAGTAGTTATTTCGTTATATATATTTCACTCTTCTTACTTTTTATTTAAAAAGGCATTTAAAAATTTAGTGGATCATGAATTACCTGAACAAGATAGACAAAAAATTATCTCGATAGTTAATAATCATTCAGGTGTAAAAGGTATGCACGAAATGAAAACTCGGTATGCTGCTCAAAAAGCTTTTATCCAGTGCCATTTGGAAATGGATGGGAATATATCGCTTTATAATGCTCATAAAATTAGCGATGAGATTGCCTTTGAAATATTGCAGAAATTTCCAGAAGCTGAAATAATTATTCACCAAGATCCTTTTGGTGTGGAAGAACATGTAAATTACCGTGAATCTATTGTTAGAAACTGA
- a CDS encoding RT0821/Lpp0805 family surface protein, with protein MKLLSKVMILALAASMLQACNGPGGMNKQGTGTLLGGAGGALLGSQFGHGKGQLVGVGVGALLGAVLGGQIGASMDEQDRKLLELTSQRALESAPSGSNIEWRNPDNGNHGYVTPNKTYRNSTGQYCREYTQTVVIGGKQQTTYGNACRQPDGQWQVAN; from the coding sequence ATGAAACTATTATCTAAAGTAATGATTTTAGCTCTTGCAGCTTCTATGTTACAAGCATGTAATGGTCCGGGTGGTATGAACAAACAAGGGACTGGAACACTTCTTGGTGGCGCCGGCGGTGCATTACTTGGTTCTCAATTCGGTCACGGTAAAGGACAACTTGTCGGAGTAGGTGTAGGCGCATTACTTGGGGCAGTTCTTGGTGGACAAATCGGTGCAAGTATGGATGAGCAGGATAGAAAACTTCTAGAACTAACATCACAAAGAGCTTTAGAATCTGCTCCTAGCGGTAGTAACATAGAATGGCGCAATCCAGATAATGGCAATCATGGTTACGTAACACCTAATAAAACTTATAGGAACAGTACAGGTCAATATTGCCGTGAATACACTCAAACAGTTGTAATAGGGGGAAAACAACAAACAACATATGGAAATGCATGCCGCCAACCTGACGGGCAATGGCAAGTAGCGAATTAA
- a CDS encoding ATP-binding cassette domain-containing protein, whose amino-acid sequence MQKSIIEFRNVSKKFGNKTPISKVSFIVKKNNITTLIGPNGAGKTTIVRLILGLEKPTSGEIIIDRKLKIGYVPQKFGLTTDIPITVKKFLDLLAPNHFNKNIKEISSFIDLEYIKEQEISKLSGGQFQKVVLACSIINNPDLMILDEPLQSLDVTSQQEFYQLIHFIRKKLNITVFMISHDLFTVIKNSDQVICLNGHICCSGIPHEITPNSEFSNALSSLGFYTHHHDHKH is encoded by the coding sequence ATGCAAAAGTCTATAATCGAATTTCGTAACGTATCTAAAAAATTTGGAAATAAGACACCAATAAGTAAAGTTAGTTTTATTGTAAAAAAAAATAATATAACTACTCTAATCGGGCCTAACGGTGCAGGTAAAACTACCATAGTGCGATTAATACTTGGGCTTGAAAAGCCTACAAGCGGCGAGATTATAATTGATCGCAAATTAAAAATTGGATATGTACCACAAAAATTTGGATTGACCACTGATATACCCATTACGGTAAAAAAATTTTTAGACTTATTAGCACCAAATCATTTTAATAAAAACATTAAAGAGATTAGTTCATTTATTGACCTTGAATACATAAAAGAACAAGAAATTTCTAAACTCTCAGGTGGACAATTTCAAAAAGTAGTTCTTGCATGTTCAATAATTAATAATCCTGACTTAATGATTTTAGATGAACCGTTACAGTCTTTAGACGTCACAAGCCAACAAGAATTTTACCAGCTTATTCATTTTATTCGTAAAAAACTAAATATTACAGTTTTTATGATCTCACACGATTTATTTACTGTAATAAAAAACTCGGATCAAGTAATATGCTTAAATGGTCACATATGTTGTAGCGGAATACCACATGAAATAACACCTAACTCTGAATTTTCAAACGCTCTTTCTTCTTTAGGTTTTTATACTCACCACCATGACCATAAGCATTAG